In Priestia megaterium NBRC 15308 = ATCC 14581, the following proteins share a genomic window:
- the corA gene encoding magnesium/cobalt transporter CorA: MIRTIAITQDLHVKEDVPLDHLSDPSIKWFWVDLASPSEEEAKVLETFFHFHPLAIEDCLHLLQRPKLDYYEGYSFLVLHYLNSNTLDVEEVDLFIGENYLVTFHFKPVLSIETVRQRLLQHPSGFNKGVSYIAYAVLDQLVDDYFPIVYEIEDKLNEIESRDAKKSIALLMNDVFDIRSDLLKLRKTILPMRDLLYRIINSERLYIPAEQKAYFNDIYDHLIKLTSMVEANRDMTSDMRDNYLSLNANRMNSIMMTLTIISSIFIPLTFVVGLYGMNFDHMPELHWHYGYYIVLGIMALMTIGMILWFKQKGWFNVNK; the protein is encoded by the coding sequence ATGATTCGAACAATCGCTATTACACAAGACTTACACGTCAAAGAAGATGTCCCCCTTGATCACTTATCTGATCCTTCAATTAAGTGGTTCTGGGTAGATCTTGCCTCTCCATCTGAAGAGGAAGCAAAAGTGTTAGAGACGTTTTTCCACTTTCACCCTTTAGCTATCGAAGATTGTCTTCATTTATTACAACGTCCTAAACTTGATTATTATGAGGGTTACAGCTTTTTAGTTCTTCATTATTTAAATAGCAACACGTTAGATGTTGAAGAAGTAGACTTATTTATTGGGGAAAATTATCTAGTGACCTTTCACTTTAAACCGGTACTCAGTATTGAAACAGTCCGACAACGCCTTTTACAGCATCCTAGTGGATTTAATAAAGGAGTGTCCTATATTGCTTATGCGGTTCTAGACCAATTAGTGGATGATTACTTCCCAATCGTATATGAAATTGAGGATAAATTAAATGAAATTGAAAGCAGAGATGCCAAAAAATCAATTGCTTTACTAATGAATGATGTTTTTGATATCCGAAGTGATTTATTAAAGCTCAGAAAAACCATTCTTCCTATGCGTGATCTGCTATATCGAATTATTAATTCTGAACGTTTATATATACCTGCGGAGCAGAAAGCCTATTTCAATGACATCTATGACCACTTGATAAAATTAACAAGCATGGTGGAAGCCAATCGAGATATGACATCTGATATGAGAGATAATTACCTTTCACTTAACGCCAATCGGATGAACTCCATTATGATGACATTAACGATTATTTCCTCTATTTTCATCCCCCTTACATTTGTCGTAGGGTTATATGGGATGAACTTTGATCATATGCCAGAACTTCACTGGCACTACGGGTATTATATTGTTTTAGGAATTATGGCTTTAATGACAATTGGCATGATTCTCTGGTTTAAACAAAAAGGCTGGTTTAATGTAAATAAATAA